The Halococcus sediminicola genome includes a region encoding these proteins:
- a CDS encoding MATE family efflux transporter: MSLVSRFVGVGEIESANSSAKQPLWIALTISVPLTLVTWDFAEGIVGPLADDPERFGRMSIVYIMVISISFRFWSMIDTRVLQGG, encoded by the coding sequence ATCAGCCTCGTTTCACGCTTCGTTGGAGTCGGCGAGATCGAGAGCGCGAATTCCTCCGCCAAGCAGCCACTCTGGATCGCACTCACGATTTCTGTGCCGCTCACGCTCGTCACGTGGGATTTCGCCGAAGGGATAGTTGGCCCGCTGGCCGACGATCCTGAACGATTCGGCCGGATGAGTATTGTGTATATTATGGTAATTTCGATCTCATTTCGCTTCTGGAGTATGATCGACACACGGGTACTACAGGGCGGGTGA
- a CDS encoding 3-isopropylmalate dehydratase small subunit → MTAAHGSGRAWTFGDDIDTDQITPSRFIVSSDPDELAAHAFEDLRPAFSADVSAGEYVVAGHNFGSGSSREHAPLSLVGAGVEAVVARSFARIFFRNALNLGLPVVICPAADRIDDGHEISVDLDEGSVRNHTTDERYDAEALPEFLQSLVDAGGLKPYTKAKLGTDD, encoded by the coding sequence GTGACCGCCGCACACGGATCGGGACGAGCGTGGACGTTCGGCGACGACATCGACACAGACCAGATCACGCCGTCACGATTCATCGTTTCGAGCGATCCCGACGAACTCGCTGCCCACGCTTTCGAGGACCTGCGCCCGGCGTTCTCGGCGGACGTCTCGGCGGGCGAGTACGTCGTCGCGGGCCACAACTTCGGGTCGGGATCGTCGCGCGAACACGCACCACTCTCGCTCGTCGGGGCGGGCGTCGAGGCGGTCGTCGCACGGTCGTTCGCGCGCATCTTCTTCCGGAACGCGCTCAACCTCGGACTCCCGGTCGTGATCTGTCCGGCGGCCGACCGCATCGATGACGGCCACGAGATCAGCGTCGACCTAGACGAAGGTTCCGTCCGAAACCACACGACGGACGAACGCTACGACGCGGAGGCGCTGCCCGAATTCCTTCAGTCGTTGGTCGACGCAGGCGGACTGAAGCCCTACACCAAGGCGAAACTTGGAACGGACGACTGA